Genomic segment of Strix uralensis isolate ZFMK-TIS-50842 chromosome 14, bStrUra1, whole genome shotgun sequence:
acaacgcgccggtgTTCGCGGAGGCGCGCTACAGCGCCCGGCTGCCCGAGAACAACGCGGCGGGCGCGCTGGTGCTGACGGTGCGGGCGGCGGACGCGGACTGGGGGCAGAACGCGCGCGTGCGGTACCGGCTGTCGGAGGGGCGGGTGAGGGGCGCGCCGCTGTCGTCCTACGTGTCGGTGCAGGCGGAGACGGGCGCGCTGTACGCGCTGCGCTCCTTCGACTACGAGGAGGTGCGCGAGGTGGGGCTGTGGGTGCGGGCGGAGGACGGCGGCGCGCCGGCGCTGAGCAGCAACGTGTCGGTGCGACTCGTGATCGTGGAcgagaacgacaacgcgccgcAGGTGCTGTACCCGCCGCCGGCGCCGGGCGCGGGCGCGGGTGCGGGCGCGGGCTGGGCGGGCGTGGAGCTGGCGCCGCGCTCGGCGGAGCCCGGGGCGCTGGTGGCCAAGGTGGTGGCGGTGGACGCGGACGCGGGGCAGAACGCGTGGCTGTCGTACGAGCTGGCCAAGGCGACGGAGCCGGGGCTGTTCCGCGTGGGGCTGCACAGCGGCGAGGTGCGCACGGCGCGCTTCCCGCTGGCCCGCGACGCGGCGCGGCAgagcctggtggtggtggtgaaggaccACGGGCGGCCGGCGCTgtcggccacggccacgctgacGGTGGTGCTGGCCGAGAGCGTGGCCGAGCTGCTGTCGGAGctgggcagcgcggcggcggcgccgggcgagCCGGCCGGCAGCCTGACGCggtggctggtggtggccgtGGCGGCCGTGTCCTGCCTCTTCCtcgccttcctgctgctgctgctggcgctgcgcCTGCGGCGCTGGCGCCGCTCGCAGCTgctggcggcgggcagcggcgccttGCGCGGCGTGCCGGCCTCGCACTTCGTGGGCATCGACGGCGTCCGCGCCTTCCTGCGCTCCTACTCGCACGAGGTGTCGCTCACCGCCGACTCGCGCAAGAGCCAGCTCCGCTTGTCGGGCGGCAGCTGCTGCGACAccctcccggcccggccgccgcccgacGAGCCCGCGCCGCTGCTCGGCGAGgaccccgccgctgccccggtgAGTTCCTGTGCCCGCACTTCGCGGCTCCGCGACGCttcgctctgctgctgctgctcgggccTGGCCGCGCCGCGTCCCGGCCGCTGCCGAGGGGGGTTTCgctcccaggcaggcagcgcTTCCCGCGGCAACGcgccggctgctgctgcctctggctggCGGGAGGGGAGCGTGGGACCGGGGCTCAGCGCTACAGCTGCTGCCGGCGGCGGCACAAGGGCCGACTCTGCGGTCCCGCCAGGTCAGGTGCTTCCCCACAGCCCGTGTGCTGGAGCGGGGGGAGATGCTCTTCCGACGGAACCCTCGTGCCCCCACATGTAACTTGGCTGCTCAGCGTTTCTGCTCTTCTCAGCCTCGCTGCTTCTCCATGACGAGCAACGAAATGTCTTTGCGCTTTCACCTTTGTGCAGCGGGCGGAGGAATGGGCTGGGCAACAACTGGTCCCTTGACGATGTCTGTCTGCCTGTTAGGAAGCTGAAAGAGAATAGGAAAAGTTGTGACTCTTTGAGAAAGTCTCTGGGTGGCTGCGTGGGAAGGGCTACTGCAGGAAACGGGAGATGGGCTTTGCTGATTGCCCGTCTTTCAAGGCTTATTTACTTGAAACGGAGCTGGATGTGCCTTGGCTTGAGCATACAGGCTATGGCCAGAGCCATAGGAGAGAGTCAAGGGGCAGTGGGAGATGTAAGGAGGGGGATAGTGCCCCTATGCAGATGTTCCTGACCCTGTGGGCCGCTTCTCTTATAGTTTTAGGCCCTTGACGTTTCTTCCTAAAACACCAGTGAGCCCAGAAATGTGTCTTCCTTCTTGTACAGAGACGTCAAGATATCTATGTGGAGTGCATGGTGTGATGGTGGTGAATGTTGAAAAGTTTTGGGCAACTGTCCCTGTGATGTGATGTGTTTGCAAATTATCTGGTCAAAGAACACCATGCAAGTTGTGATGGGTTGGAGAGGAGAGTGCTGGGAGCTGTGTGTGAGGGGCTGTTGAAGGATCAAAGACAGATGGTTTAGTCTATTCCCTGTTCAGTGCCCAGCTGCAGTGGCATGCAATGAGAATTTCTTCTTGTCAAAGAACTTTGTCCTGAGCCATTTTATTCCAGCTGCATTGGGTGTCCTGGGAAGTCTCTGCTGTGTGTTTGCAATTCTTTGTTGTCAATTCTTAACTAACACCTTCATTATGTACTTATGACAAAACAACATAATGAGAGCTTTGGGAAGAGTAAACTGTGTGTATATTATGTACTAAAGACATCAGTCATGTACCTACTCTAAGCGCGATCATCAAGAAGAGTATGTTGTGATCCCTTCCATTTTGAATGTGAGAACTTCTTGCCTTGCTCACTGTGATGAGCTAAAGACGGGCCGTTGTCTCTGATAGTGTGTGGAAGATCACAGCTGTTACATTTCTCTCACTGTCCCGTACCTGCCTTTCATGTTTACAGCTGTGAAGAGAAAGACTTTCCTAGGTGTGTTTCCTTAAAATGTTACTGTAAGAAATGCTCTTGTTTGTCACATAGACACAGTGAGAAGTCAATGACTATCCATGGTGAGGAGAGGTTGTGTGTGTGAATTTTCTTTGGGTGGAGTGTGTCTGCAAATGATGATGATCAGTGACAGCCTTGTGAGCTTGGGGGGTTTGAGGAGAGTCTTGGGGCTGCTGAGTgtgaggaggaagtggtggagacAAGGCATGGGTTTTGGTAATTCCCAGGTTTGTTGCTGGAAAACATAAAGTGAGTCTGAAGGTGTCTTATTTTTGGATATGACACTATTCAGTCTCCAAGTGGCCAAGCTGTGGCTTCATCCATTTTCTGTCCTGTTGTATGAAATTTCCTGTGAATGGCAGGTATTGAGCATAGATGTACACTTTACGTTAAGGTCTGGGAATCATGTATCTTCCAAGTTGCCCATGTGCTGAAGAAGGATGATGGTGTCTTTGAATTGATACTTTGATGAGTGAGTCTTTATTGGAGCTGCGTATTGCTTATGCACTGGAGAACATTTGCCATTTCTTTGAATTAGTGTGATGAGCAGAGAAATCTCTTTGCATGTGTCTGTGTTGTGATGGTTGTTCTCGGGTAAGGAGAACTGTGTGTGCAACGTCTCCTTCAGTGGTGTCTGTGTGCAAAGGCAGCTTTCCTGTTGTGTGATGTTTGGGCAGGGTGGAAAGTTGTGTGTGCCCAGAGACAGGGCATTTGAAAAAGTTTGCTGTGGTACAATATAAGATGTCTAAAAGATTTAAAGATGGTGTAAATGTTCCATTTGTCCTAGTTCTTAGATGAAGCCCACAGTTGTCCTTCTCtgcatttttccctcttccagttgtctgaagaaaatACATTGAGCACTGCTGGCTCTGGTCTTTGTTGTGAGCTCCTGTGTGAGTGTCCTGTGGGCTTTTTACCTACTAGATACCTTTCCTGGGTACCTACTAGAGCTGACATCTTCTGAAATGTCCAGATCTGATTCCTTCACTTCTGTAGGTTTCCCATTCTTGTCTTGTTGGTTGTCCAGGTCTAAAGCTGGGCCTCATTGTGCCTGGTCATGCCCCAAAAACATTATAGGATCTCTTATAACTCTTGGGCTGGGGGAGCCGTTTCCACCCCTCCTGGAAGGTGTTCAGCTGCCAAGACAAAGACTTTGACAGAGCTCAGTTTCCCTCAGGTGTCACTGAATGAAATGCTCTGTTGCCTGTGGCCGCCATATGGCCACAAGTTGGATATTGTGCGTGGTGCAAGCAAAGGCTGTGACTGCAGAGTGAGGAGGGTGAGGGGCTGGCTTTGGACTAGGAAAACAGGTGGGTCAATGTGGTTTTGGGTGGGCCATGGTTTGATTTCATGGCTGGTGCCAAGGCCTGTGCCACTGATGTTGTGATCCTGGTTTCCCTGTCCTGAAAGGCAATTCCAGTCCTCCGGTCATAAAGTGTTTGTGCAGTAACTGCGCCTGTAGAATGATGATGTGTGTGTACAATGGTTTTTAATTGAATTGAGTATGAAAGTTCCTTTATCCGTCTGTATCTCCCTGTAAAGTTACAACTGAGAGTTTCTTCATAGTCGTACTTAGACTTTTTCAGGTCTTTGTTTCCTTGAAGGGTATTTCCTTTTCCACATTTCTGGAGAGTTCTTTACGCTTTTGAAAACATCAGTGTTGTTTTTGCAGCAAATACTTACTCCAACCACCTAAGTCAGAATTTTATTTGtgaggaaaaggaagcagaagctgaaagagaatgTGTTGTAATTTCTCAGAAGATGTAGCTTGAGAAGGAGGCCCATGAGAAGGTGTTTCCAGTTAGAGCTTCATATCTGTGGGAGATGAGCAGGGCACAGATTAGAAATATTGCCGAGAGCTGACGAGTATTTCTTAAACTGAACCCCCCTGCTGTGTAGTCCAGAGTAAGGCTTTAGGGCAGCACTTGCAGCTTGAGATCTCAGGGACTTCCAAGTGCTCTCCAGGATGAATTCCCACGcctgcagtgaagactgagacatCTTCCCGGTGAGTTCCTCTGAATCCACTTTCTCTTTGAATGCTTACTTGCCTTGCTGGTCTgatctgtgggtttgtttttctttacctggTCTCCTCTGTATGTACGTTTATCTGTAACAATCAGCACAGCTTTGTTCAGCCATGTGTGGTGTGTTAGTGGCTCTTGCTGATGCTCGAGCGGGTGTGCAAGGCAGGAGATGTGGGGGAATGTTTGTGTTCTGTTCTTGTCGGTGGGGAATAGAGGTAAACATGACCTTAGCAGGAGTCGCATCTCTGTGGAACAGTGCGTGTGATAAAAGAGGGGAGGAGGTTCCCCTGAGCCATTAATTTGATGACTCATTCTTTAGCTGTTGGATGACTGCTCCTCTTCCATTTTGGGCATTTATCATTCATGTGGTTTAGAATTCTTGTCATTCTCCTGAGAGTGGTGATGAGAACTCAAATGTACCTCTGTTCTTGGTGCAATCATGGTACATTCTCCTCTCATGATCTGTTTTTGCCAATTCTGAGAAGGTCAGAAGCAAACCTGCCAGTTGTGTAGGGTTGGAGAGAAGACAGGGGAGCTCTGGGTGTGAGGCTGCAGAAGAAGAGATGGTCATTTCCGTACCTGTCATAGTTAACACGAGCGTGTGCCTCATGGAGTACCTAATGGTGTATCATTTCTGTGCTTTGAACCTCACAGAGAAACGCACCTTCCCTTGCTCATACACGTCCATGGCCAGATGTTGGTGCATGTTCTAGATATTGTGTCCTGGCAAGTGGCCTTTTGATTACATGTTCTTGCAAATTATGAGGGTCAAAGAACACCGTGCAATGGTGAGAAGCCAAATCCTACCCATGTTGAGGAGAAATTGTCTGTGTGACTTTAGGTGGAAGGGATTTGTTAATGATGAAGATCAGAGACAACCTTGTGAGCTGTGAGCAGAGTCTCGGTGGGGTCTGTGTGAGGAGGAATTTATAGCATCAAGGCCTGTGTTTTGTGGATTCCGGGATTTATTGGTGGCCTTCTATAAATGAGTTTGTGTGGGGCTGTAGGGGACGGGAGGGTATTTTTGTCAGGAATTTATGGTTTTGGGGCTTAGTATTAGAAGCATATGCGAGGAAGCTGCTCATTTGGTGCATCCTCATGGCTGATACAGCTTTTCCTATCAGTGGTATTTCTTGAACATCGATGTAAACATTGCATTACCAATTACAGAGTCACGTGTCTTCCAGATTGCCCCTGTGCTGAAGAATGATGGTGTCTTTGAGGTGATAGTGAGGACTGAGCTGCATATGGCTTATGCTCTTTAGagcatttcagatttcttcacATAAGTGTGATGAGCAGAGAAGTCCCTGTGCATGCACCTGTGTTGTGATCCTTGTTGTCCTTAAGGAGAAGTTGTGTGGGAAACCTTTCTTTCAATGATGTCTGTCTGCAAAGTTAGCTTCCCTGTTGGGAGCTGTTGGAGCACGCTGAAGCATTCTGTCCGCACAGAGCCAGGGTGGGTGGAAGAGTTCACTGTGCTGTAGTTTGAAATGTCTAGAAGGTAGGTGTAAATGTTGAGTTTCTCCTAGTTTTTATATGAGCTCTATAGTTGTGGTCCTGTGCATCATCCTTCTCCTGTTGTCCAGAGAAATTCCTTTGAGAACTGTGGCTATGGTCTGTGGTGTAAACTCCGGTTTGATCCTTCCATGTAATTCTTACCAACTAGATACTCTTCTTGTGTACCTACTAGTGCTGACAGAATCTGAAATGGAAAGCTGATTCCTTCACTTCTGTGGGTTTCAcattctttccttgtttcttctcATGTTCTAAAACTGGGCCTCAGTTTGCCTGACAGTCCTTAAAGGAGGATCTGTTACAATGATCAGGCTGGGGAGCAGTTTCCATCCCTACCGTGAAGGTGTTCAGCTGCCAGCACAATAACTTTGCTATAGAATCAGAGGATCATCCTGATTGgaagctgctccatcagcttcctgggcaccgaagtcaagctgacaggcctgtaatttcccggatcatccttcctacccttcttatatatggctGTCAGATTGTCCAATTTCCAATCTATGGGGCCCTCCCcactcagccaggactgctggtaaatgctggaaagcggcttggtgatcaccccagccagctccttcagcaacCGTGGcgtatcccatctggtcccctAGAactgtgtatgtctgtgtgatgcagtaaaTATACTCTGGTTCCCTAAGATGTCGCTAAAGGAAATGCTCTTTCACCGGTGGCTGATGCCTGGCCAAGAGCTGGGCATGGCCCATGGTGTGACTAAAGGCTGTGAACGCAGAGCGAGGACGGTGAGGGGCTGGCTTTGAACTACGGTGGGTCAGAGTGGTTTTGGTTGGGCAAGGCTTTGACCTCACGCCTGGTGCCAAGGCCTGTGCCATTTCTGTTATGATCAAGCTTTGCTGTCCATAACACGATGGTAATGCTCTGGTAATCAAATATTTGAGCATAAGTGTGTACCTGGAGCAATGCTGCATGGGTACGAGCCCTTATAATTGCCTTCTGAACCCTCCTTTATCCATCTCTATCTCCCTGGAATGTTGTGATGTGGAATTTCTTCACAACTGTAATTTCACGTGTTTTCAGGCCTTTGTTTCCTGGAAGGACATGGCTGGCTTTCCCCATTTCTGGACAGtgcttttgcatttgaaactgTGAGTGTTGTTTTGCAGCAAATGTTTAGTTCAACCACCTAAGACAGAATTTTAGGTgtgaggaaaatgaagcaaaatctgAACCAGaatcccttctcttttctcttagcTTGAGAAAGAGGCCCATGATGAGGTGTTTACACTTAGAGCATTTGATTTGTAGGGAGACTAACAGGTCAGAGAGTAGAAAACTACAGATGAGAGCTGATGAATATTTCATAAAATGAACCCCCTCCTATGTAGTGCAGAGTAAGACTTTAAGGTTGCCCTTCTAGCTTGAGACCCCAGGGATCTGCAGATGCTGTGGGAGATGAATTTCAGTGTCCAAGTGCAGACTGCCAGTGACTTTCCTCTGACAACTATTTGTTTTGAGGCTTGTTGCATGGgttgttacattttcttttcctttcctggtcTCCTCTGGATGTTGGTTTAGTTATAAGTAACAGGCTCTCTTCCATTGTGCGTTGGTGCCTCCTGCTCATGTCACGGCTGGTGAGAAAGGCAGGAGATGTGAGGGTACATTTGTGTTCTGGTTTTGGGAGGGAGAGCAGAAGAAATCATGATTATAGTAGGAGTCACATCTCTGTGGGACAATGCGTGTGATAAAAAGGGGGAAGAGGTTCCCCCTAAGTCACTAGTTTGATGGCCCACTCTCTCTCGGATGACCGCTCCTCTTTGACTTTGGCCATTGCTCATTCATGTGCTTTAGAATCCTCTGTTTCTTCTGAGAATGGTGGTGAGCAGGCAAAGGTACATCCCTTCTTGTTTTTGCTAATTCTGAGAAGGCCAGAAGCAAACCTGCAACTTGTGTAGGGTCGGAGAGAAAATTCAGGGGAGATCTGTTGTTGGGGGTGGGTGTAGAGGCGCAGACAGTCATTTCCCTGCTTGTCATAGTTACTCCCTTGCGCACACCTTGTGGTACCAAGCATACAATTGGAGTTGTTTCTGCTCAGTAAGTTGGGCCTAAGAAATGTTATTGCCCAGATCCGttcatttctgtgtgtttctaaCAACTGTTGTCATGAGCTACTGCTCGACCCCCGGGTGTCTGATCCAGTGGGGAAGGTCACATCTGCTCCCAGTCTCCGAGGGCAGGGGCACCTCCCATATACCTCTTGGCTGGTGACACGGTGCAGAGGAAAGCTTTCCTAGACCCCCGTGTGCTGCCAGAGGACACTTGTCTGCAGCATAAGAAAGGAAAccatctctgctgcagtcctCAAAGTGCAGAGCTGCACCCGGCCCAGCCAAGGTTTCCATGAACAGACGAGGGCTTTGTGACAGAACGTGTGCAGGGTGTCCCCAACACGGTCACCCAAAACATGATGGACACTCGTTGGAGAGAGCTGGGTTTGACAGGAGGACTGTTGGATGGGTGAGGACCTGGCTGGATGCCCGCGTCCAAAGAGTTCCAGTCCatggctcaatgtccaggtgGAAACCAGTAACATGTCGCTCAGGGGTCCGTCCTCGGAGCAGTACTATTGAATGGATCTAAATAACATCTTCCCCAGGGACAGAGATGGTGGCAATGAGGACACTCTCAGCAAGTGTTCTGATAAGCTGTGGATGCCCCGTCATGGTAAGtattcaaggacaggttggacggggctttgagcaacttgagCTGGGGAAggatgtccctgcctgtggtacGGGGGTGGAGGGGTGCCAGACAACATCATATTTATGGtctgttccaacccaaaccatcttTGGCTCTATGAAAGATTTAACCTGGCTTTGCGCTTTCCCATTGTCAACCCCTCACATATGGAGACAGAAAAGAAGGAGGGAACTTTTGTTTCTCAGGAAGAAATTAATAAAGGCTATTCTGCTATCTGGGCATAGGGGGAGACACATTGCCTTCGGGGTGATACAGTTCTCTGTGCAATTGTTCTTCTCCCTACAAGAAAAATCAACAACAGGACAAACGTCAGAGACTGACtggagcacaaggaagaaatGCACAGAAACCCTTTGCAGGCCCAGGATGACAGGACTGCACTGACGTTTGCTTCATCCTGTTTCTGATTATTTATTGGTTATCAATAACTGACCTCACGCCTAGTGCCAAGGCCTGTGCCGTTTCTGTTATGATGCGAGCTTTGCTGTCCATAACGCAATGGTAACGCTCTGGTAATCAAGTATGTGACCATCAGCGCGTACGTGGAGCAAGGCTGCGTGGGAACGAGCCGTCACAAGTGGCGGGtgccccctcctttcccctgtgTCCCAGAGCCCCCGGGAGCGCGGGCATCAGCCGGCTGCGGTGGCGTCGCGGCGCCTCCGGGTGCCGCTGTTGGCCGCCGCGGAGCGGCGCtggagccggagccgccgccgccgccgccgccgccggagccgccgccgcgtccTGCCCCCGCCGGCTGCTCGCTCGCCCGGCGCCGGCCAgagcggcagcggcgcgggcagCAGAGGCGAgaggcggcgcggcgcggggagcaGCGGCGTCCGAGCCGGCGCCGAGCTCGCTGCCCTCCGGCGGCCCCTGCGCTCGGTGCGGAGAGCGGCTGGAAGGGCGGCAGGGCAgcggcaggagggaggagcgCGGCGAGCGCTGCCGACGATggcgggcaggcagcggcagAGCCGGCGGCGAGCAGCCGGgcgagtgctgctgctgcccgctctgctgctgggcttgtgctgccgggcggcggcggagcggatCCGCTACGCCATCCccgaggagctgggcagaggctcGCTGGTGGGGCCGCTGGCGCGGGACCTGGGGCTGAGCCCGGCGGAGCTGCCGGCACGCAAGCTGCGGGTGGCGACTGCCGCTGAAAGGCAGCTGAAATACTTCTCGGTGAGCGCGGAGAGCGGGGAGCTGTACGTGAGCGAGAGGCTGGACCGGGAGGAGATGTGCGGCGAGGCGGCGTCCTGCTCCGTCAGCTTCGAGGCGCTCGTGCAGAACCCGCTCAACGTTTTCCACGTCGAGGTGGCCATCCAGGACGTCAACGACAACTCCCCGGtcttcagcaaggctgctctggACCTCGAGATCGGTGAATGGACGCTCGCCGGCGCGCGTTTCCCGCTGGAGATGGCCCGGGACGCGGACGTGGGCAGCAACTCGCTGCTGACTTACCAGCTCACCAGCCACCCGTCCTTCACCCTGGCCGTGAAGGAGGGCCCGGGTGGGAAGAAGCAGCCGGAATTGGTGCTGGAGAGCGCGCTGGACCGGGAGAAGCAGAGCTCCTTCCAGCTGGTGCTGACGGCGGTGGACGGCGGCGACCCCGCCAGGTCCGGGACCGTCCAGGTTCGCGTCAACGTGACGGACgccaacgacaacgcgcccgtgTTCGGCCAAAGCGTCTACGAGGCGCGAGTGCGGGAGAACGTGCCGGCGGGGTCGCTGGTGCTGCGGGTGCGGGCCACGGATGCGGACGCGGGCTCCAACGGGCGGGTCGCCTTCTCCTTCGGCAACGTCCCGGACGGCGTCCGCGCGCTGTTCAGCGTCGACGGCGACAGCGGCGAGGTGAGGACGGCGGGGCCCCTCGATTTCGAGGAGAAGAGCAAGTACAGCTTCGACCTGGAGGCAAGGGACGGCGGCGGGCTCTCTGCTCACTGCGACGTGCAGATCGACATCACAGAcgagaacgacaacgcgcccgagATCACGGTGTTGTCGGTGTCGAGCCCGGTGGCCGAGGACGCGCCGGTGGGCACGGTGGTGGCCCTCCTGAACGTGATCGACCGGGACTCCGGGGAGAACGGTCAGGTGTCGTGCGAGCTGTCGGGCGAGGCGCCGCTGTCGCTGGTGGCGTCGTCGTCGGGCGGCTCGTACAAGGTGGTGACGGCGAGCGCGCTGGACCGGGAGCAGGCGGCCGAGCACCGGGTGACGGTGGTGGCCCGCGACCGGGGCATCCCGGCGCTGTCCGGGCGCGCGGCGCTGGTGCTGGAGGTGtcggacgtgaacgacaacgcgccggtgTTCGAGGAGGCCGCCTACAGCGCCTACGTGGCGGAGAACAACGCGGCGGGCGCGCCGGTGCTGCGCGTGCGCGCGCGGGACGCGGACGCGGGCGCCAACGGGCGCGTGAGCTACTGGctggcgggcggcagcgcgggcgcGGCGCCGTACGTGTCGGTggaggcgcggagcggcgcggtgTACGCGCAGCGCTCCTTCGACTACGAGCAGTGCCGCGAGTTCGCGGTGGCGGTGCGGGCGCAGGACGGCGGGGCGCCGGCGCGGAGCTCGACGGCGACGGTGCGCGTCTTCGTGCTGGACCGCAACGACAACGCGCCGCGGGTGCTgtggccggcggcgggcgcgggcgcggcggggccggcgccgttCGAGGTGGTGCCGCGGTCGGCCGAGGCCGGGTACCTGGTGGCCAAGGTGGTGGCGGTGGACGCGGACGCGGGGCGCAACGCGTGGCTGTCGTACGAGCTGGTGCAGGCGCCGGAGCCGGCGCTGTTCCGCGTGGGGCTGCACAGCGGCGAGGTGCGGACGGCGCGGGCCGTGTCGGAGCGGGACGCGGCCAAGCAGCGGCTGGTGGCCGTGGTGAAGGACCACGGGCAGCCGGCGCTgtcggccacggccacgctgcaCGTGGTGCTGGCCGAGAGCTTGCAGGAGGCGCTGCCGGAGCTGAgcgagcgggcggcgggcgccgACTCGCCGGCGGAGCTGCAGTTCTACCTGGTGCTGGCGCTGGCGCTCCTCTCCGCCCTGTTCCTGCTGAGCGTGGCGCTGGCCGTGCTGGCGCggctgcgccgggccgggccgcccgccgtCCTGCGCTGCCTGGGCGCGCAGCGCTTCTCCGTGGCCGGCGCCGCCTTCCCGGCCGACTTCTGCGAGGGCACCTTGCCCTACTCCTACAACCTGTGCGTggcgccgggccgcgccgtgGCCGAGGCCGCttggctgccgccgccgccgccgctgcccagcCTGGCCGCGGAGGAGCTTCTCGGCGGGGAGCCCTGCGGGAAGCGGAGCCCGAGCAGCAGCGCCGGCGCGGGAGAGCCGCCCGCGGAGCCCGACGCACCGCAGGTCTGTGAGCCCGCGCGCTCTCGCTCTTCTCCTTCAGCCGGGCGGAGCCGTCGTGCCTCTCGCCCGGGCTTTTCCGCGGCTGCTGGGCACGGGGAGCGCTCCTCCGGCTGCCCGGGAGGGAAGGAACGAGCCGGGGATCGCCCTTGCTCTGCGAGCAGCCAGGCAGCCGCGGCACTCCCTGCTCTGCCGGCGGCCGCACGCTCAGCTTCACCCGAGAATTTCTGATACCAACCCTCCTTTGAGTTCGTATCGGTGATCGCTGTAAATTGAGGATTGTGCCTGAGAGGGACGGGAAAGTGTGGTGGGCGCTTCTTGGTGGAGAGTTTCCTTCCTCGTCGCTCTTTTCCCAAACCGATGCACCTGAACCTGGTTGATAGCTGCAGGCAAACCCGTTGGTTTCCCACGACTGTTTTCTCCATGAATTCAGAACTCCCAGATTGTTCCCCCAGTGAATGTTGCCCTCATCTGCCGTGGGCCCTCCCAGCACTTGGAGGAAGGCTTCTGCAGAAATGGCAGCCTTAACGGGGCGGATAAATTTTATCCAGGCATGAGTTTTCTGAGTTCTTTGTGCGACTGGTAGTTCCCTCTTCTTTTACCGCTCCCAATCTGTCTTTCATGCACAGGTGAAGGTGTAAAATAggatctcaaaagaaaaaaaaaatccgtgtTGAATTTCTGACCCTgccctctttttctctcctgtttttccGGGACGTGGTTCAAGGCGTTACAGGGAAATACTAAAGCGAGGAATTCTGTCTCTCTGCCACTTAATCAGTCGTTGTTGCATTTGCCAGTTTGAGCAGGAGAGGCTATACCCAGAACGTATCTAAAACGAGAAGGAAATTCGTAAAATGAGATGAATTAGGCACTC
This window contains:
- the LOC141949921 gene encoding protocadherin gamma-A10-like → MCAAGRRRGRRERALLWCVLVAAWEAAWGQLRYSVPEEMPKGSFVGDVAKDLGLELPALRDRGLRLLDRGRTQYFSLHGKTGHLVTAERIDREQLCESVQRCVLRCEVIVEGEMQVYGIEVEITDINDNAPSFKETELEETISETTSPGSRFPLARAHDPDSGANSLQRYELSGDEHFSLAVQAGPGGDQRPELVLAKALDREEAAFHELVLRASDGGDPARTGTARIRVAVLDANDNAPVFGQAEYTVRVPEDVPVGSTLLTVTATDADEGMNGHVKYSLKQITEKVSKIFYLDAETGAITLVRSLDFEEDDSYELEVHARDGGGLSDTAKVAITVTDVNDNAPELTVSSALSEISEDAPSGTVVALLHVQDRDSGANGEVRCSIAERLPFRLERSFEDYYRVVTSRELDREEVAEYNVTVRAADGGSPALRSSAVLALRVLDVNDNAPVFAEARYSARLPENNAAGALVLTVRAADADWGQNARVRYRLSEGRVRGAPLSSYVSVQAETGALYALRSFDYEEVREVGLWVRAEDGGAPALSSNVSVRLVIVDENDNAPQVLYPPPAPGAGAGAGAGWAGVELAPRSAEPGALVAKVVAVDADAGQNAWLSYELAKATEPGLFRVGLHSGEVRTARFPLARDAARQSLVVVVKDHGRPALSATATLTVVLAESVAELLSELGSAAAAPGEPAGSLTRWLVVAVAAVSCLFLAFLLLLLALRLRRWRRSQLLAAGSGALRGVPASHFVGIDGVRAFLRSYSHEVSLTADSRKSQLRLSGGSCCDTLPARPPPDEPAPLLGEDPAAAPVSSCARTSRLRDASLCCCCSGLAAPRPGRCRGGFRSQAGSASRGNAPAAAASGWREGSVGPGLSATAAAGGGTRADSAVPPASLLLHDEQRNVFALSPLCSGRRNGLGNNWSLDDAYLLETELDVPWLEHTGYGQSHRRESRGSGRCKEGDSAPMQMFLTLWAASLIVLGP
- the LOC141949794 gene encoding protocadherin gamma-B5-like isoform X3 translates to MAGRQRQSRRRAAGRVLLLPALLLGLCCRAAAERIRYAIPEELGRGSLVGPLARDLGLSPAELPARKLRVATAAERQLKYFSVSAESGELYVSERLDREEMCGEAASCSVSFEALVQNPLNVFHVEVAIQDVNDNSPVFSKAALDLEIGEWTLAGARFPLEMARDADVGSNSLLTYQLTSHPSFTLAVKEGPGGKKQPELVLESALDREKQSSFQLVLTAVDGGDPARSGTVQVRVNVTDANDNAPVFGQSVYEARVRENVPAGSLVLRVRATDADAGSNGRVAFSFGNVPDGVRALFSVDGDSGEVRTAGPLDFEEKSKYSFDLEARDGGGLSAHCDVQIDITDENDNAPEITVLSVSSPVAEDAPVGTVVALLNVIDRDSGENGQVSCELSGEAPLSLVASSSGGSYKVVTASALDREQAAEHRVTVVARDRGIPALSGRAALVLEVSDVNDNAPVFEEAAYSAYVAENNAAGAPVLRVRARDADAGANGRVSYWLAGGSAGAAPYVSVEARSGAVYAQRSFDYEQCREFAVAVRAQDGGAPARSSTATVRVFVLDRNDNAPRVLWPAAGAGAAGPAPFEVVPRSAEAGYLVAKVVAVDADAGRNAWLSYELVQAPEPALFRVGLHSGEVRTARAVSERDAAKQRLVAVVKDHGQPALSATATLHVVLAESLQEALPELSERAAGADSPAELQFYLVLALALLSALFLLSVALAVLARLRRAGPPAVLRCLGAQRFSVAGAAFPADFCEGTLPYSYNLCVAPGRAVAEAAWLPPPPPLPSLAAEELLGGEPCGKRSPSSSAGAGEPPAEPDAPQQAQPNTDWRFSQTQRPGTSGSQNGEEGGAWPNNQFDTEMLQAMILASANEAADGNSTLGGGTGTMGLSARYGPQFTLQHVPDYRQNVYIPGSTATLTNAAGKRDAKNSGSSGGNKKKSGKKEKK